The Chitinophaga niabensis genome segment TGCGGCGTTCTTTTGATTAGCTTGTTGGCAGGATGCGAATACACCGGCTACCGCCGCCAGGAATAATCCATTTTTCACAAAAAGTTGACGAGTGTACATGTTGATCGGTAGATTTTTAACCCTTATAATATGAAATAGAAATCTTGAGGCGGCTAAAATAAGGTTTTTGGGATATAAAAAAACGTTAAAATGGATTTTTATACAGATGTGCAATTAATCTTGTGGGGCAGCATGCCTGTTATATAGAAAAGGCCGCCCCCATATGGAAACGGCCGCCCAGTTGGCATATTATATCTTATTTAACTTTTTCCAGTAACATCTCGGGTTCATCGGTGGTCAGGTAATCCACGCCCGCTTTCAGGTAAGTATCCATCTGCTCCGGGTTATTCACTGTCCAGATATTCACATTGATGCCATTTTTCTTTGCATCCTTGATGATACTGATATCTTTATCGATCACTTTAAAATTGTAGTCAAAACCCCAGATCTTATCCGCTTTCAGTTCTGCCGGTGTTTTATCTCCCATCAGATATGCAATCTTGGCAAAAGGATTGAGTTCCACGATCTTTTTGCAGATATTATAGTCGAAGCTGATATAGAGCATCCAGGCCTCACACTGATGTTTGCGGATCAGTTCCACGCATTTTGTAGCCAGCTCCTCTGCCCTGGCCTTACCTAAACCGGAAGGTTTCAGCTCCAGTACCAGGTGGGTGGTGTTCTGCTTCATGGCCTCGAGGATGTAATCTTCAAATAAAGGAACATGATCACCTTTATTTAATGGTATGGAGGTAAGATCTGCGATCAATGTTTCCTCGATCTTTTTATCACCGATATGGTTATCATGAGAAAGCACGGGTACGCCATCCTTAGACAGCCATACATCGAATTCAGTACCTTCCGCACCGATGCGGATAGCATCTTTCAGGGAGCTGAGGGAGTTCTGGCTGGAACCTGTGTTTTTCCAGGCACCGCGATGGGCTACCACTTTATTACGATGAAAATCATCCCTTACGAGGATAAAGGTTTCACGCTTATCGCCGCTCTGAACGGTTACGGCATATTTGAAGGAAGGGGTATTAGCCGCCACACTGTTTTTTTTGTTCAGGCGGATTTCGCCTTTTTTGCTGATGGTGAAAAGCCCGGAGGTATCTTCCACCAGTTTAGCTGCCTGGGCAACGCCCTGTGCATTAAACACCTGTCCCACCAGGGCACCTTTTTTGGCCACGGGGATCTTGTAATTGTTCAACAGCAGGGAAGGTACCTGCCCATGAACCGCAACTGCTGCCATCAATGCAGGGATCATAATCAGACTTTTGCTCAGTCTATAACGTAGACGCATGGTATTGTGTTTTTATCTTTCAAATAGTTACTTTTCAACTTACAAGATACTTTTATATTGTTGTATTTTACTTACAATTTAATTTCGTGCCAAGGTAATATGAATCTTTTGTAAACGTGAATGGTTTTGATTAAATTACCATTAAAGAATAAAAAACCGCCAAAACAGCAACCATATACCATCGCATGCCCCTTAATATCCATGTAAAAACAATAGTCCATGTGGCTTAAGCTCCAGATCCGCTCCATCCTCTATGCAGGTACCGCTGGCATTACGGACGATGATCAGCGTGCCCGGATATTACGCAACAATGCTGTTGCGCTCTTCACCGCCTTGCTGGCGTTGATCTTTGGTCTCTATTATTATTTTATCTCCAGGGAAAAAATGATCTTGTACGGCGTGCTTACAGAAGCGACCTGTTTCTTTACGGGTATTTTCTGTAACCGGTTACGGCGCTATACCGCAGCCACCATCATCGTTCAGTTCACCAACCTGCTGGCAGTGGTTTATTTCGGCTGCCTGCTCAGCCTCAATATGGAAGCCAGCCTGCTGGCCATCTTTATTGTTGGAACTTCCTTCCTGATCCTGAAAGATATCAGCTCCCGGATCATTTCCATTACTGCCACCTTTGTGGCCCTGGCCTTAATGGAACTCAACAAACTTTACCCGGTGATCACGCCCATTGTATTTGAGCCGGCTACTGCGCTGATGGTTCATTATACCGCCCCGTTCGTGATCGTATTGCTGAGTTGCCTCACCATTGTATTATATGTCTGGCAGAACGACCGGCTGCTGCTTAAAATAAAGAGTACTACCCATAACCTTGAGCAACATGCGGTAGAGCTGGAACGCACGAATGATGCATTGGAAAAAGCCAATCTCACCAAAAGCATTTTCCTCCGGGAAACCAGTCACGAGATCCGTAATCCCCTGAATGCCATTTTTGGGATCAGCCAGTTACTGATGATGGAAATGGAAAAAACAGACCAGTTAAAATCCATCTCCAAACTGATCATCCATCTTCATTCCGCCAGCTACAATGTTACCCAGATCATCAACAATGTGCTGGAATTATCCAAGCTGGAGGCCGGTGTGCTGGACGATGTGCGGAAGGACCATTTCAATATGCAGGAATGGATCAGCAACATTATCCATATCTACCAGTATGTGGCTGACCTGAAGGGCGTAAAAATTGAATTGGAAATAGACCTGGACATGCCGGAAAGGATGATCAGCGATAAAGTAAAGCTCACGCAGATTGCCAACAACCTGCTGATCAATGCCATTAAGTTCACTGCGGACAACAGTGTAATTAATGTTCACCTGTACCCGGAAAATGATCAGTGGTCTTTAGCTGTAAGTGACCAGGGGCCGGGTATTCCGGAAGAAATGATGCAGGCCATCTTTGATCCTTTTATCACGCAGCAGGATGCCGCTTTTATTGATGGCACCGGCCTTGGCCTGCCTATCGCCAAACGGCTGACACAGTTATTATATGGAGAGATCAAAGTGCGGCGCAATGAAGATGGCGGTACTACTTTCATTGCCAGCTTCCCGAAGGAAGAACATGTACTCCCTCCTGCGCCGGCTGAAACTAATTTCCTGGCGGACGATGTGGATTATAGTGATAAAGTGATATTGGTAGTGGAAGATAATATGATGAACCAGATGGTGTTCTCCAATTTCCTTTCCCGTTCCCGCTGCAAACTGATCTTAGCGGATAATGGCCAGCAGGCACTGGAAAAGGCCAGGATCCAGGTCCCGGACCTGATATTGCTGGATATGCATATGCCGGTGATGGACGGGTATGAAACACTCCTGGAACTGAAGAAAGACCCCAGGCTAAAAAATATTCCGGTGGTAGCTATTTCTGCCGATTCATACAAAGAAGCGGTGGAAGAAGTGATGCAGGCCGGCGCGAATGATTATGTATTGAAACCCGTTCAATTCAGGCCCTTGTATGAAGTGGTGGGAAAATACCTGAAACCCCAACCGGTAGCGATCTGAAACTAAAACCGGGAGCAACCTGCTCCCTGCCTTCCAAGATCTGAAAATCCTTTCCCATAAAAAAAGGGAGCGCTTTTCGCGCCCCCTTTATTCTCTATCATTAACTACGTTCGAAGTTATAACTATTCCTCTTCGTCAAACTGGAACACTTCTTTAGAAGATGCCAGGATATCATACTCTTCTTTAGAACCTACGATCATGTTTTCAAACTCTCTCAAACCAGTACCGGCCGGGATCAGGTGACCTGTAATCACATTCTCTTTCAGGCCAAGCATATCATCTGTTTTACCGTTGATGGCTGCAGAAGACAGTACTTTGGTAGTTTCCTGGAAGGATGCGGCAGAGATCCAG includes the following:
- a CDS encoding glycerophosphodiester phosphodiesterase; this encodes MRLRYRLSKSLIMIPALMAAVAVHGQVPSLLLNNYKIPVAKKGALVGQVFNAQGVAQAAKLVEDTSGLFTISKKGEIRLNKKNSVAANTPSFKYAVTVQSGDKRETFILVRDDFHRNKVVAHRGAWKNTGSSQNSLSSLKDAIRIGAEGTEFDVWLSKDGVPVLSHDNHIGDKKIEETLIADLTSIPLNKGDHVPLFEDYILEAMKQNTTHLVLELKPSGLGKARAEELATKCVELIRKHQCEAWMLYISFDYNICKKIVELNPFAKIAYLMGDKTPAELKADKIWGFDYNFKVIDKDISIIKDAKKNGINVNIWTVNNPEQMDTYLKAGVDYLTTDEPEMLLEKVK
- a CDS encoding hybrid sensor histidine kinase/response regulator, whose amino-acid sequence is MWLKLQIRSILYAGTAGITDDDQRARILRNNAVALFTALLALIFGLYYYFISREKMILYGVLTEATCFFTGIFCNRLRRYTAATIIVQFTNLLAVVYFGCLLSLNMEASLLAIFIVGTSFLILKDISSRIISITATFVALALMELNKLYPVITPIVFEPATALMVHYTAPFVIVLLSCLTIVLYVWQNDRLLLKIKSTTHNLEQHAVELERTNDALEKANLTKSIFLRETSHEIRNPLNAIFGISQLLMMEMEKTDQLKSISKLIIHLHSASYNVTQIINNVLELSKLEAGVLDDVRKDHFNMQEWISNIIHIYQYVADLKGVKIELEIDLDMPERMISDKVKLTQIANNLLINAIKFTADNSVINVHLYPENDQWSLAVSDQGPGIPEEMMQAIFDPFITQQDAAFIDGTGLGLPIAKRLTQLLYGEIKVRRNEDGGTTFIASFPKEEHVLPPAPAETNFLADDVDYSDKVILVVEDNMMNQMVFSNFLSRSRCKLILADNGQQALEKARIQVPDLILLDMHMPVMDGYETLLELKKDPRLKNIPVVAISADSYKEAVEEVMQAGANDYVLKPVQFRPLYEVVGKYLKPQPVAI